In Mycolicibacterium phocaicum, one DNA window encodes the following:
- a CDS encoding oxygenase MpaB family protein — MTATSDVSIPTAEEAGESAVELVPLDSLTGEHTGRWTFLIVDGAAFMMQAMHPVIAEITGRYSAAFHGDPGGRAIRSVDSVLRWTYGGTEAVAEGNRVRALHQPITMKSAETGKQISALNPEAYQWVIATGYIVNAEGGGKLLIGRDFTDAEKDELLRDNRRLARLLHVPMTGYPTTRAEMADYYEAMIDKLEGTPQALQLIEEMRTGNVALPPSVPKLLHPLVRRALRPALRFNYLSVVGLLEPRLRAKLGVTWSDAEERQLQRTYAVVRAAYRVLPDRLTYFPLAYHARKHQACLDKMKRRQQKSFAYNLPEHPPAAR; from the coding sequence ATGACCGCCACATCGGATGTCTCGATCCCGACCGCCGAAGAAGCCGGAGAATCCGCCGTCGAACTGGTTCCGCTCGACTCGCTGACGGGTGAGCACACCGGCCGGTGGACCTTCCTGATCGTCGACGGAGCGGCGTTCATGATGCAGGCGATGCACCCTGTCATCGCTGAGATCACCGGCCGCTATTCGGCAGCGTTCCACGGAGATCCGGGTGGGCGGGCAATCCGCAGCGTCGACTCGGTGCTGCGCTGGACCTACGGCGGCACCGAGGCCGTCGCCGAAGGCAACCGGGTGCGCGCCCTGCACCAGCCGATCACGATGAAGAGCGCCGAGACCGGAAAACAGATCAGCGCGCTCAATCCCGAGGCCTATCAGTGGGTCATCGCCACCGGCTACATCGTCAACGCCGAAGGCGGGGGCAAGCTGCTGATCGGACGCGACTTCACCGACGCCGAGAAGGACGAGCTGCTGCGCGACAACCGTCGGCTCGCCCGCCTGCTGCACGTGCCGATGACCGGCTACCCGACGACGCGCGCCGAGATGGCCGACTACTACGAGGCCATGATCGACAAGCTGGAAGGCACGCCGCAGGCGCTGCAGTTGATCGAGGAGATGCGGACCGGCAACGTCGCGCTGCCACCATCCGTGCCGAAGCTGTTGCACCCGTTGGTTCGTCGCGCGCTCCGTCCCGCGCTGCGGTTCAACTACCTGTCGGTGGTGGGTCTCCTCGAACCACGGCTGCGGGCGAAGCTCGGGGTCACCTGGAGCGACGCCGAGGAGCGTCAACTTCAGCGCACCTATGCCGTGGTCCGCGCGGCCTACCGCGTCCTGCCCGATCGGCTCACCTACTTTCCGCTGGCCTACCACGCGCGGAAACACCAAGCGTGCCTTGACAAGATGAAGCGGCGGCAGCAGAAGTCGTTCGCCTACAACCTGCCCGAGCATCCACCTGCCGCACGCTGA
- a CDS encoding TetR/AcrR family transcriptional regulator, protein MVAKIIATAVKMLKKTDPDQITTNAIAARAGVSKGSIYQYFANKEELIHAAIEQLAAEQAPLIEDMLRSVTLEQPQDAMQASIDILIDFTIANRKLIRYVADRPDYARTLENASGLNATLLAMTTLHMAHYRDQYRHELSPRALAWLFFNMAVATTTRYIESDDPIQLDELRCGLKFASAGLLVGRPG, encoded by the coding sequence ATGGTCGCAAAAATTATTGCGACTGCCGTGAAGATGCTGAAGAAGACGGACCCCGACCAGATCACCACCAACGCCATCGCCGCACGGGCCGGCGTCAGCAAGGGCTCCATCTACCAGTACTTCGCCAACAAGGAAGAGCTCATCCACGCCGCGATCGAGCAGCTCGCCGCCGAGCAGGCGCCGCTGATCGAGGACATGCTCCGCTCCGTCACCTTGGAGCAGCCGCAGGACGCCATGCAGGCGTCGATCGACATCCTGATCGACTTCACGATCGCCAACCGGAAGTTGATCCGTTACGTCGCCGACCGGCCGGACTATGCACGCACACTGGAGAACGCCTCAGGCCTGAACGCGACGCTGCTGGCGATGACAACCCTGCACATGGCGCATTACCGGGACCAGTACCGCCACGAGCTGAGCCCGCGAGCGTTGGCGTGGCTGTTCTTCAACATGGCCGTGGCCACCACGACGCGGTACATCGAAAGCGACGACCCGATCCAACTCGACGAGCTCCGCTGCGGTTTGAAGTTCGCCTCGGCCGGGTTGCTGGTGGGCCGACCCGGCTAG
- a CDS encoding SRPBCC family protein, which produces MTAQGPASVTAAIEIAASPSAVYALLTDLPTLASLAEEAHTMEWQKGSSAVPGSVFKGHNRNGSKTWTTSCTVTEAEPGRTFGFAVKSSIVPIAHWRYDITETAGGCRVAESTWDNRPGLLKLFAASLTGVADRDAANAENIRLTLERLKARAEAA; this is translated from the coding sequence ATGACCGCACAGGGACCCGCCTCCGTCACCGCTGCCATCGAGATCGCTGCCAGCCCGTCGGCTGTCTACGCGTTGCTGACCGATCTGCCCACCCTGGCCTCGCTCGCCGAGGAGGCACACACCATGGAATGGCAGAAGGGTTCGTCAGCGGTACCGGGTTCGGTGTTCAAGGGACACAACCGCAACGGCTCGAAGACGTGGACCACGAGCTGCACCGTCACCGAGGCCGAGCCGGGTCGGACGTTCGGCTTCGCCGTGAAGTCCTCGATCGTGCCCATCGCGCACTGGCGCTACGACATCACCGAGACGGCGGGCGGCTGCCGCGTCGCCGAGTCGACCTGGGACAACCGGCCGGGTCTGCTGAAGTTGTTCGCCGCATCGCTCACCGGTGTCGCCGACCGCGATGCGGCGAACGCCGAGAACATCCGGTTGACGCTCGAGCGGCTGAAGGCCCGCGCCGAAGCCGCGTAG
- a CDS encoding chitin-binding protein — MQVCNGPGNGHGPGGGGPPGNPGGPPGNPGGPPGNPGGPGGGPGGPPPGNPGDHDDWHPGDQGNWHPRPGDPGPGDWHWRGGPPPWGHGPGPWGWGPPPRPNIIWVAPPPWAPPPPPFDYWGYTVYPVWDPGFMAWGFWFFGIWIAL; from the coding sequence ATGCAGGTATGCAATGGTCCGGGTAACGGGCACGGTCCGGGTGGCGGCGGTCCGCCCGGGAACCCGGGTGGTCCACCTGGAAATCCGGGCGGTCCGCCCGGAAACCCGGGTGGTCCCGGTGGCGGGCCCGGCGGGCCACCGCCCGGCAACCCGGGCGATCACGATGACTGGCATCCGGGTGACCAGGGCAACTGGCACCCCAGGCCGGGCGACCCGGGGCCGGGTGACTGGCACTGGCGTGGCGGCCCGCCGCCGTGGGGTCATGGCCCGGGCCCGTGGGGCTGGGGACCACCGCCGAGGCCGAACATCATCTGGGTGGCGCCGCCGCCGTGGGCCCCGCCGCCTCCACCGTTCGACTACTGGGGCTACACCGTGTACCCGGTGTGGGACCCGGGTTTCATGGCGTGGGGTTTCTGGTTCTTCGGCATCTGGATTGCGCTGTAA
- a CDS encoding DUF427 domain-containing protein, with protein sequence MTERPVLQPSAAHPITIKPTAGRVTVTVDGRVVADTTDALTLQESNYPAVQYIPLADIDRSALTRSTATSYCPYKGDAGYYHVAGVEDVIWTYEQPYPAVAEIAGRVAFYPDKADIVVQPA encoded by the coding sequence ATGACCGAGCGTCCCGTGCTACAGCCCAGTGCGGCTCACCCCATCACGATCAAGCCGACCGCCGGACGTGTCACCGTCACGGTCGACGGCCGCGTGGTCGCGGACACCACCGATGCACTCACCCTGCAGGAGTCGAATTATCCAGCGGTGCAATACATTCCGCTCGCCGACATCGACCGGTCGGCGCTGACCCGCAGCACGGCCACCAGCTACTGCCCGTACAAGGGTGATGCCGGCTACTACCACGTCGCCGGCGTCGAGGACGTCATCTGGACCTACGAACAGCCCTACCCGGCGGTCGCGGAGATCGCCGGCCGGGTGGCGTTCTATCCGGACAAGGCCGACATCGTGGTGCAGCCCGCCTAA
- a CDS encoding DNA-3-methyladenine glycosylase family protein: protein MPTASLTLDGPAGLGLTLSPLRRGGTDPTFRTVDGVIWRTSLMRTGGVTARLSSRQLNTVDCEVWGDGAAEFLDRLPGLVGAEDDATGFAPAEPIIAEAWRRVPHLRLCRTGRVLEVLIPAILEQRVQGRDAWNSFRMLTMRYGAPAPGPAPAGMRLPPTAEAWRRIPSWEFHRANVDPGRARTLVGCAQRADALERLTAETATTALMSLPGVGLWTAAETVQKAFGDADALSVGDYHLAKMVGWTLLGHPIDDAAMVELLEPLRPHRHRAVRLLEVSGLARNPRFGARQAIPSLKKI from the coding sequence GTGCCCACCGCCAGCCTGACCCTGGACGGCCCGGCCGGCCTCGGGCTGACGTTGTCGCCGCTGCGCCGTGGCGGGACCGACCCGACTTTCCGGACCGTCGACGGCGTCATCTGGCGCACCAGCCTGATGCGCACCGGCGGGGTGACAGCACGGCTCAGCTCGCGGCAGCTGAACACCGTCGACTGCGAGGTGTGGGGCGACGGCGCCGCCGAATTTCTGGACCGGCTGCCCGGGCTGGTCGGCGCCGAGGACGACGCGACAGGGTTCGCGCCGGCCGAACCGATCATTGCCGAAGCCTGGCGGCGGGTTCCGCATCTCCGGTTGTGCCGCACCGGGCGCGTGTTGGAGGTGCTGATCCCGGCGATCCTCGAACAACGGGTGCAAGGCCGGGATGCGTGGAATTCGTTCCGCATGCTGACCATGCGGTATGGCGCGCCCGCACCCGGCCCGGCGCCGGCCGGGATGCGACTGCCGCCGACGGCCGAGGCGTGGCGCCGCATCCCGTCCTGGGAATTTCACCGGGCCAACGTGGACCCCGGCCGGGCCCGCACCCTGGTCGGTTGCGCGCAGCGGGCCGATGCGCTGGAGCGGTTGACGGCCGAGACCGCGACGACGGCGCTGATGTCGTTGCCGGGAGTCGGGCTGTGGACGGCCGCCGAGACGGTGCAGAAGGCGTTCGGCGACGCCGACGCCCTCTCGGTCGGCGACTATCACCTGGCGAAGATGGTCGGCTGGACCCTGCTGGGCCACCCGATCGACGACGCCGCGATGGTCGAACTTCTCGAACCGCTCCGGCCGCACCGTCATCGGGCGGTCCGGCTGCTGGAGGTCAGTGGACTCGCGCGCAATCCGAGATTCGGTGCGCGCCAGGCGATTCCGAGTCTGAAGAAGATCTAG
- the gltB gene encoding glutamate synthase large subunit, with protein MAPQHGGPSKVGLYNPAHEHDACGVAMVADIHGRRSRDIVDKAITALLNLEHRGAAGAEPNTGDGAGILLQVPDEFLRAVCAEEGFELPAEGSYATGIAFLPQSARDAKLACEAVEKIVEAEGLQVLGWRDVPFDESSLGALARDAMPTLRQIFIAGADDMQLERRAYVIRKRAEHELGTKGPGQDGPGRETVYFPSLSGKTIVYKGMLTTPQLKAFYLDLQDERMKSALGIVHSRFSTNTFPSWPLAHPFRRVAHNGEINTVNGNENWMRAREALIHTDVFGFHNDLNKIFPVCTPGASDTARFDEALELLHLGGRPLHHAVLMMIPEAWERSETMDPARRAFYQYHASLMEPWDGPASVCFTDGTIVGAVLDRNGLRPSRIWVTDDGLVVMASEAGVLDLDPSTVVKKMRLQPGRMFLVDMAEGRIVDDEEIKDKLAAEHPYQEWLDNGLFHIDDLPPGDYVKMPHHRVVLRQQAFGYTNEEVTQLIVPMARTGAEALGSMGTDTPIAVLSQRPRMLYCYFQQLFAQVTNPPLDAIREEVVTSLSGVIGPEGDLLNPDENSCRQIVVPQPILRNGDLSKLICVDPDHEIRGRKHGMRAAVISCLYPVADGGEGLRRALEDVRTKVSQAIRNGARIIVLSDRESNEWLAPIPSLLSTAAVHHHLVRERTRTQVGLVVESGDAREVHHMAMLVGVGAAAINPYMAFETVEDMVDRGVITGLTSDQAKANYVKAAGKGVLKVMSKMGISTLASYTGAQLFQAVGISQRVLDEYFTGISCPTGGIDLDDIAADVAARHSLAYLDRPDEWAHRELEVGGEYQWRREGEYHLFNPDTVFKLQHSTRTGQYSVFKEYTKLVDDQSERMASLRGLFTFKDGVREPISIDEVEPASEIVKRFSTGAMSYGSISAEAHETLAIAMNRLGGRSNSGEGGENVERFDRDANGDWRRSAIKQVASARFGVTSHYLTNCTDIQIKMAQGAKPGEGGQLPGHKVYPWVAEVRHSTPGVGLISPPPHHDIYSIEDLAQLIHDLKNANPEARIHVKLVSENGVGTVAAGVSKAHADVVLISGHDGGTGATPLTSQKHAGAPWELGLAETQQTLLLNGLRDRIVVQVDGQLKTGRDVVVAALLGAEEFGFATAPLVVSGCIMMRVCHLDTCPVGVATQNPVLRERFTGKPEFVENFFLFIAEEVRELMAQLGFRTINEMVGQVGALDTSKAVAHWRAQKLDLTPVLYEPESAFMKQDLYCTSGQDHGLDKALDQQLIAECRDAIESKVPVSLAMKITNVNRTVGTMLGHEVTKVHGGQGLPDGTIDITFDGSAGNSFGAFLPKGITLRVNGDANDYVGKGLSGGRIVVRPSKNAPAGYVAEENIIGGNVILFGATSGQAFLRGVVGERFAVRNSGAVAVVEGVGDHGCEYMTGGKVVILGETGRNFAAGMSGGMAFVYDPKGALPGNINGEMVDLDALDATDELWLHEIITAHVDGTESAVGQRILADWQNQKEQFIKVMPRDYKRVLEAIAGAEAAGEDVSEAIMAAARG; from the coding sequence ATGGCGCCGCAGCACGGCGGACCCAGCAAGGTCGGGCTGTACAACCCCGCGCATGAGCACGACGCCTGTGGCGTCGCCATGGTCGCGGACATTCACGGACGTCGGAGCCGCGACATCGTCGACAAGGCGATCACGGCACTGCTGAACCTGGAGCACCGCGGTGCTGCGGGTGCCGAGCCGAACACCGGCGACGGCGCAGGCATCCTGCTGCAGGTACCCGACGAGTTCCTCCGCGCCGTGTGCGCGGAGGAAGGCTTCGAGCTGCCCGCCGAGGGCAGCTACGCCACGGGCATCGCCTTCCTGCCGCAGTCGGCCCGCGACGCCAAGCTGGCGTGCGAGGCCGTCGAGAAGATCGTCGAAGCCGAGGGCCTGCAGGTCCTGGGCTGGCGCGACGTGCCGTTCGACGAGTCGTCGCTGGGCGCCCTGGCGCGCGACGCCATGCCGACCCTGCGTCAGATCTTCATCGCCGGCGCTGACGACATGCAGCTCGAGCGCCGCGCCTACGTGATCCGCAAGCGGGCCGAACATGAGCTGGGCACCAAGGGCCCGGGTCAGGACGGCCCCGGTCGCGAGACGGTGTACTTCCCGAGCCTGTCCGGCAAGACCATCGTCTACAAGGGCATGCTCACCACCCCGCAGCTCAAGGCGTTCTACCTGGACCTGCAGGACGAGCGGATGAAGAGCGCGCTCGGCATCGTGCACTCGCGGTTCTCGACCAACACGTTCCCGTCGTGGCCGCTGGCGCACCCGTTCCGGCGGGTCGCGCACAACGGTGAGATCAACACCGTCAACGGCAACGAGAACTGGATGCGGGCCCGTGAGGCGCTCATCCACACCGACGTGTTCGGGTTCCACAACGACCTGAACAAGATTTTCCCGGTCTGTACGCCGGGCGCCTCGGACACCGCACGGTTCGACGAGGCGCTCGAACTCCTGCACCTGGGTGGACGTCCGCTGCACCACGCCGTGCTGATGATGATCCCCGAGGCGTGGGAACGCAGCGAGACCATGGACCCCGCCCGCCGGGCGTTCTACCAGTACCACGCGTCGCTCATGGAGCCGTGGGACGGCCCGGCGTCGGTGTGCTTCACCGACGGCACCATCGTCGGCGCGGTCCTGGACCGCAACGGTCTGCGTCCGTCGCGCATCTGGGTCACCGATGACGGCCTGGTCGTCATGGCCTCCGAGGCCGGCGTCCTGGATCTGGACCCGTCGACCGTCGTCAAGAAGATGCGCCTGCAGCCCGGCCGCATGTTCCTCGTGGACATGGCCGAGGGCCGGATCGTCGACGACGAGGAGATCAAGGACAAGCTGGCGGCCGAGCACCCCTACCAGGAGTGGCTCGACAACGGCCTGTTCCACATCGACGACCTGCCCCCGGGCGACTACGTCAAGATGCCGCACCACCGCGTGGTGCTGCGTCAGCAGGCGTTCGGCTACACCAACGAAGAGGTCACCCAGCTGATCGTGCCCATGGCACGCACCGGCGCCGAGGCGCTGGGCTCCATGGGCACCGACACCCCGATCGCTGTGCTGTCGCAGCGGCCGCGGATGCTCTACTGCTACTTCCAGCAGCTGTTCGCACAGGTCACCAACCCGCCGCTGGACGCCATCCGCGAAGAGGTCGTCACCAGCCTCTCGGGCGTCATCGGCCCCGAGGGCGACCTGCTGAACCCGGACGAGAACTCGTGCCGGCAGATCGTCGTTCCGCAGCCGATCCTGCGCAACGGCGACCTGTCCAAGCTGATCTGCGTCGACCCCGACCACGAGATCCGGGGCCGCAAGCACGGCATGCGTGCCGCGGTCATCAGCTGCCTGTACCCCGTCGCCGACGGCGGCGAGGGTCTGCGCCGCGCCCTGGAGGACGTGCGCACCAAGGTGTCGCAGGCCATCCGCAACGGTGCCCGCATCATCGTGCTGTCGGACCGCGAGTCCAACGAATGGCTCGCGCCGATCCCGTCGCTGCTGTCGACGGCGGCCGTCCACCACCACCTGGTCCGGGAACGCACCCGTACCCAGGTCGGCCTGGTGGTCGAATCCGGTGACGCCCGCGAGGTGCACCACATGGCCATGCTGGTGGGTGTCGGCGCCGCCGCCATCAACCCGTACATGGCCTTCGAGACCGTCGAGGACATGGTCGACCGCGGTGTCATCACCGGTCTGACCAGCGACCAGGCCAAGGCCAACTACGTCAAGGCCGCCGGCAAGGGTGTGCTGAAGGTGATGTCCAAGATGGGCATCTCGACGCTGGCCTCCTACACCGGTGCCCAGCTGTTCCAGGCCGTCGGCATCAGCCAGCGCGTGCTCGACGAGTACTTCACCGGCATCTCCTGTCCGACCGGTGGTATCGACCTCGACGACATCGCGGCCGACGTCGCGGCACGGCACAGCCTCGCCTACCTCGACCGGCCCGACGAGTGGGCGCACCGCGAGCTCGAGGTCGGCGGCGAGTACCAGTGGCGCCGTGAGGGCGAGTACCACCTGTTCAACCCGGACACGGTGTTCAAGCTGCAGCACTCCACCCGCACCGGGCAGTACTCGGTGTTCAAGGAGTACACCAAGCTGGTCGACGACCAGAGCGAGCGCATGGCCTCCCTGCGTGGCCTGTTCACCTTCAAAGACGGTGTGCGCGAACCGATCTCGATCGACGAGGTCGAGCCTGCCAGCGAGATCGTCAAGCGGTTCTCGACCGGCGCGATGAGCTACGGCTCCATCTCGGCCGAGGCCCACGAGACGCTGGCCATCGCCATGAACCGCCTCGGCGGACGGTCGAACTCGGGTGAGGGCGGCGAGAACGTCGAGCGCTTCGACCGGGATGCCAACGGTGACTGGCGACGCAGCGCCATCAAGCAGGTCGCGTCGGCCCGCTTCGGTGTCACGTCGCACTACCTGACGAACTGCACCGACATCCAGATCAAGATGGCCCAGGGCGCCAAGCCCGGTGAGGGCGGTCAGCTTCCGGGGCACAAGGTGTACCCGTGGGTGGCCGAGGTACGGCACTCGACCCCGGGTGTCGGCCTCATCTCGCCGCCGCCGCACCACGACATCTACTCGATCGAGGATCTGGCGCAGCTGATCCACGACCTGAAGAACGCCAACCCCGAGGCCCGCATCCACGTGAAGCTGGTGTCCGAAAATGGTGTGGGAACGGTGGCAGCCGGGGTGTCCAAGGCGCACGCCGACGTGGTGCTCATCTCCGGGCACGACGGTGGTACCGGTGCCACCCCGCTGACCTCGCAGAAGCACGCGGGTGCCCCGTGGGAGCTGGGCCTGGCCGAGACGCAGCAGACCCTGCTGCTGAACGGTCTGCGTGACCGCATCGTCGTGCAGGTGGACGGTCAGCTCAAGACGGGCCGCGACGTCGTCGTCGCCGCGCTGCTGGGTGCCGAGGAATTCGGTTTCGCCACCGCACCGCTGGTGGTCTCGGGCTGCATCATGATGCGCGTCTGCCACCTCGACACCTGCCCCGTGGGTGTGGCCACCCAGAACCCGGTGCTGCGCGAACGGTTCACCGGCAAGCCGGAATTCGTGGAGAACTTCTTCCTGTTCATCGCAGAAGAGGTCCGCGAGCTCATGGCGCAGCTGGGTTTCCGCACCATCAACGAGATGGTCGGCCAGGTCGGCGCGCTGGACACCAGCAAGGCCGTCGCCCACTGGCGGGCGCAGAAGCTGGACCTGACCCCGGTGCTGTACGAGCCGGAGTCGGCCTTCATGAAGCAGGATCTGTACTGCACGTCGGGCCAGGACCACGGTCTGGACAAGGCGCTCGACCAGCAGCTGATCGCCGAGTGCCGGGACGCCATCGAGTCCAAGGTGCCGGTGAGCCTCGCCATGAAGATCACCAACGTGAACCGCACCGTCGGCACCATGCTGGGCCACGAGGTCACCAAGGTTCACGGCGGCCAGGGTCTGCCGGACGGCACCATCGACATCACGTTCGACGGCTCGGCGGGCAACAGCTTCGGCGCGTTCCTGCCCAAGGGCATCACCCTCCGGGTGAACGGCGACGCCAACGACTATGTCGGCAAGGGCCTTTCGGGCGGACGCATCGTGGTGCGCCCGTCGAAGAACGCGCCGGCCGGCTACGTCGCCGAGGAGAACATCATCGGCGGCAACGTGATCCTGTTCGGCGCCACCAGCGGCCAGGCCTTCCTGCGCGGTGTGGTGGGCGAGCGGTTCGCGGTGCGTAACTCGGGCGCCGTGGCGGTCGTCGAGGGCGTGGGCGACCACGGCTGCGAGTACATGACCGGTGGCAAGGTGGTCATCCTCGGCGAGACCGGCCGTAACTTCGCCGCCGGTATGTCCGGCGGTATGGCCTTCGTCTACGACCCGAAGGGCGCCCTGCCGGGCAACATCAACGGCGAGATGGTCGATCTCGATGCGCTGGACGCCACCGACGAACTGTGGCTGCACGAGATCATCACCGCCCATGTCGATGGCACCGAATCGGCTGTGGGACAGCGGATTCTGGCCGATTGGCAGAATCAGAAGGAGCAGTTCATCAAGGTGATGCCTCGCGACTACAAGCGGGTGCTGGAGGCGATCGCCGGGGCCGAGGCCGCCGGCGAGGACGTCAGCGAAGCGATCATGGCGGCCGCTCGTGGCTGA
- a CDS encoding glutamate synthase subunit beta: MADPNGFLKHTHRQTPTRRPVDLRLKDWKEVYEEFSKETLQVQASRCMDCGIPFCHNGCPLGNLIPEWNDLVYRDRWRDGIERLHATNNFPEFTGRLCPAPCEASCVLGINQDPVTIKQVEVELIDNAFDQGWVKPMIPDVKTGKKVAVVGSGPAGLAAAQQLTRAGHDVTVLERADRIGGLLRYGIPEFKMEKRHIDRRLEQMAAEGTQFRTGVNVGVDITVEQLQDDFDAVVLAGGATAWRDLPIPGRELEGIHQAMEYLPWGNRVQLGDDVLGPDGQPPITAKGKKVVIIGGGDTGADCLGTAHRQGAESIHQFEIMPRPPEERAESTPWPTYPLMFRVSSAHEEGGERVFSVNTEEFLGTDGKVSALKVHEVVMKAGKFEKVEGSDFELAADIVFLAMGFVGPEREGLLTELGVELTDRGNVARDNDFQTTVPGVFVAGDMGRGQSLIVWAIAEGRAAAAGVDRFLMGESALPKPIKPTAAPQR; this comes from the coding sequence GTGGCTGATCCGAACGGCTTCCTCAAGCACACCCACCGTCAGACCCCGACCCGCCGGCCGGTCGACCTGCGCCTCAAGGACTGGAAAGAGGTCTACGAGGAGTTCTCCAAGGAGACCCTGCAGGTCCAGGCCTCGCGCTGCATGGACTGCGGTATCCCGTTCTGCCACAACGGTTGTCCGCTCGGGAACCTGATCCCCGAGTGGAACGACCTGGTGTACCGGGACCGCTGGCGCGACGGCATCGAGCGTCTGCACGCCACCAACAACTTCCCGGAGTTCACCGGGCGGCTGTGCCCGGCGCCGTGCGAGGCGTCGTGCGTCCTCGGCATCAACCAGGACCCGGTGACCATCAAGCAGGTCGAGGTCGAGCTGATCGACAACGCCTTCGATCAGGGCTGGGTCAAACCGATGATCCCGGACGTGAAGACCGGCAAGAAGGTCGCCGTCGTCGGTTCCGGACCCGCCGGCCTGGCCGCTGCCCAGCAGCTCACCCGCGCCGGCCACGACGTGACCGTCCTCGAGCGGGCCGACCGCATCGGTGGTCTGCTGCGTTACGGTATCCCGGAATTCAAGATGGAGAAGCGGCACATCGACCGTCGTCTCGAGCAGATGGCGGCCGAGGGCACGCAGTTCCGCACCGGCGTCAACGTCGGCGTCGACATCACCGTCGAGCAGCTGCAGGACGACTTCGATGCGGTGGTCCTGGCCGGTGGCGCGACCGCATGGCGTGACCTGCCGATCCCCGGGCGCGAGCTCGAGGGCATCCACCAGGCCATGGAGTACCTGCCGTGGGGCAACCGCGTGCAGCTCGGTGACGACGTCCTCGGACCCGACGGCCAGCCGCCGATCACGGCCAAGGGCAAGAAGGTCGTCATCATCGGTGGTGGTGACACCGGCGCCGACTGCCTGGGCACCGCCCACCGGCAGGGTGCCGAGAGCATCCACCAGTTCGAGATCATGCCGCGTCCGCCGGAGGAGCGCGCCGAGTCGACCCCGTGGCCGACCTACCCGCTGATGTTCCGGGTGTCGTCGGCACACGAAGAGGGCGGCGAGCGCGTCTTCTCGGTCAACACCGAGGAGTTCCTGGGCACAGACGGCAAGGTCTCGGCACTGAAGGTGCATGAGGTCGTCATGAAGGCCGGCAAGTTCGAGAAGGTCGAGGGTTCGGACTTCGAACTCGCCGCCGACATCGTCTTCCTGGCCATGGGCTTCGTCGGCCCGGAGCGTGAAGGCCTGCTGACCGAGCTGGGCGTCGAGCTGACCGACCGCGGAAACGTGGCTCGGGACAACGACTTCCAGACCACCGTGCCCGGCGTCTTCGTCGCCGGTGACATGGGCCGCGGTCAGTCGCTCATCGTGTGGGCCATCGCCGAGGGCCGCGCCGCGGCTGCCGGCGTGGACCGGTTCCTGATGGGTGAGTCGGCACTGCCGAAGCCGATCAAGCCGACGGCTGCGCCGCAGCGGTAG
- a CDS encoding polysaccharide deacetylase family protein, producing MSRRRFLVGLSASVVAGVGLARCAVDGPSATVAAAPPKAPKEPVQRGMGLALPGGGELSSLPDVAGNRVAITLDDGVSSEVVRAYTKLARDTGMRLTYFVNGRYQSWTENRDLMLPLVESGQIQLGNHTWSHPDLAKLSKDEIVDQLERNHKFLQSTFGVDSRPYYRPPYGSHNAIVDRIAAELGYSTPTMWTGSLGDENIVTEDYILKMAGKYFTEQTVVIGHLNHLPVTHVYGQLVDLLKERNLRTVTLDDVFRKPRELPV from the coding sequence CTGAGCCGGCGACGTTTTCTCGTGGGTTTGTCGGCCTCGGTGGTGGCCGGCGTGGGCCTGGCGCGGTGCGCTGTCGACGGACCGTCGGCGACGGTGGCCGCGGCGCCGCCTAAGGCTCCGAAGGAACCGGTACAGCGGGGCATGGGATTGGCCTTGCCGGGTGGCGGCGAGCTCAGCAGCCTGCCGGATGTGGCCGGTAACCGCGTGGCGATCACGCTCGACGACGGTGTGAGTTCCGAGGTGGTGCGCGCGTACACCAAGCTCGCGCGGGACACCGGGATGCGGCTCACCTATTTCGTCAACGGCCGGTACCAGTCGTGGACCGAGAATCGGGACCTGATGCTGCCGCTGGTGGAGTCGGGGCAGATTCAGTTGGGCAACCACACCTGGTCGCATCCGGACCTGGCGAAGCTCTCCAAGGACGAGATCGTCGACCAGCTCGAGCGCAACCACAAGTTCCTGCAGTCGACCTTCGGGGTCGACTCGCGTCCGTACTACCGGCCGCCCTATGGCAGCCACAACGCGATCGTCGATCGGATCGCGGCGGAGCTCGGCTACTCGACGCCGACGATGTGGACGGGATCGCTGGGCGACGAGAACATCGTCACCGAGGACTACATCCTCAAGATGGCGGGCAAGTACTTCACCGAGCAGACGGTCGTCATCGGCCACCTGAACCACCTACCGGTGACGCACGTTTACGGCCAGCTGGTCGACCTGCTGAAGGAACGCAATCTGCGGACCGTCACGCTCGACGACGTGTTTCGGAAGCCGCGCGAACTTCCCGTCTGA